The window TGTAACAAAATTCGGCGGTATTAGGGTTAAACCCAAATTTACCGTAGAATCGACACCGCCCATCTGCTTTGAAACAACCGAAAAAGCTCCGGCTAAAATATAGATGATACACATAGTAATGATATTTGCATCTCCGCAACCTTTGACCAGAGCATCGAATTTTTCATCGATTGAACCCTTGTGCATTAAAAAGGCTGCTATAATACCTACAATTACGGCAACAGGGCCCCCTTAAAGCCGTAAAATCCCATAGGATCGCCTTTTGCTACAAGAGTTACACCTATTCCCAGATAAACGACAACAAAGATAAGAAAGGGAACAAGAGCAAACCCATTCGGTTTAAACTTAGATTTTTCCATAAAATCTCCTCCATAAAAGTTTTACTTAAAATATATAAGCAGTTTAATAGTCTATATATTTTGCGTTACTAAATTATCGCATAGGTTATACCTATTGTCAAGAAAATAAGATAAACTTTTTAATTTCAAAAAGTGTCAATTTAAAAATGTTGACAGATAAAATATTTCATGCTAGTATTTTTAAGTTATACTGCAATTGTTATAAATTGCATAAAAAACGGAGGTGTGTATGTTCAATCCTGTTGTTATTGCCGTCATTGTTATGATGGTACTGTGCTTACTTAAGATTAACATCTTAATCGCAATTATGATTTCCGGTATCGTAGGAGGGATTATTGGAGGTTTGGGACTTCAAAACACGATAAGCATTCTTATTTCGGGAATGGGAGGCAATGCCGAAACGGCATTATCGTATATCTTGCTGGGAACTTTGGCCGCAGCCATTACTTCAACTTCTATAGTTGAACTTTTAGCGGTAAAATTACAAAAATGGCTTAAAAATAAAAAAGCCCTGTTCGTGCTTATCATTGCATTTATAGGTTGTTTTTCGCAAAACGCAATTCCGGTTCATATAGCCTATATTCCGATTTTAATCCCTCCCCTTTTGGTTGTAATGAACAAAATGAAGCTCGACAGACGTGCTATGGCCTGCGGATTAACCTTCTCGGTTAAGTGGCCCTATGTCGCTTTTCCTGCAGGTTTCGGTCTTATTTTCCACGGAATTATTTCGGATTCTATGACACAAAACGGACTTCAATTCAATAAAATGGATGTATGGAAGGCTATGGCTCTTCCCGGTGCCGGAATGATTTTAGGTCTTTTTATTGCGGTTTTCTTTTCCTACAGAAAACCCCGTGAATACAAAACGGTAGAAGCGGACATAAAGGCCGAAAATGAAGTTAAAAACATAAAATTTACTTCACGTGAATGGTTTACTCTTTTAGCGATTGCAGCCGCCTTTGTAACACAGATTCTCTCCGGTTCTATGCCCTTAGGCGGTCTTGTCGGTATTTTGGTATTACTTGTTACCCGTGTTATAAAAGTAAAAGATGCGGATCAAACTATGGCAGAAGGTATTAAGCTGATGGGCTTTATCGCCTTTGTCATGCTCGTGGCCGCAGGCTTCGCAGAAGTAATTAAGGCTACAAAAGCGGTAGACGCCCTTGTTGTCTCCAGTGCCAATCTTATAGGAGGAAGCAAACTCCTCGGTGCCATTATAATGCTCTTAATCGGACTTGGTATTACAATGGGTATAGGAACTTCCTTCGGCACCATTCCCGTAATTGCAACAATATATGTTCCGCTTGGTATGAAGCTCGGA of the Treponema denticola ATCC 35405 genome contains:
- a CDS encoding Na+/H+ antiporter family protein yields the protein MFNPVVIAVIVMMVLCLLKINILIAIMISGIVGGIIGGLGLQNTISILISGMGGNAETALSYILLGTLAAAITSTSIVELLAVKLQKWLKNKKALFVLIIAFIGCFSQNAIPVHIAYIPILIPPLLVVMNKMKLDRRAMACGLTFSVKWPYVAFPAGFGLIFHGIISDSMTQNGLQFNKMDVWKAMALPGAGMILGLFIAVFFSYRKPREYKTVEADIKAENEVKNIKFTSREWFTLLAIAAAFVTQILSGSMPLGGLVGILVLLVTRVIKVKDADQTMAEGIKLMGFIAFVMLVAAGFAEVIKATKAVDALVVSSANLIGGSKLLGAIIMLLIGLGITMGIGTSFGTIPVIATIYVPLGMKLGFSPMAIACLLGTAGALGDAGSPASDSTLGPTAGLNADGQHDHIWDTCVPTFLHYNIPLMIFATIAAMFL